In the Desulfitobacterium hafniense DCB-2 genome, CCACAATCAGGAGCACCCCGTTCACCATCTTCAAGACCCGTTCCACTTCACCGCCAAAATCGGCGTGACCCGGTGTATCCACAATATTGATTTTTGTATCCAACCAATTGACCGCTGTATTCTTGGAGAGAATGGTAATCCCTCTCTCCCGTTCCAGGTCATTGGAGTCCATAACCCGCTCCATAACATTTTGATTGGCGCGGAAGGTTCCGCTTTGTCTGAGCATTGCATCGACTAGGGTTGTTTTGCCGTGGTCAACGTGAGCGATGATGGCGATATTACGAATATTCATTGATTTCATTAAGAATTTCCCTTTCATGAGTAAATTACACTATTCTTAAATATACCATGCCTTTATTATCTCTACAATAAATTATTTTTAGTTATATTTTCCGCGTTAGGGTGAAGTTAAATGAAAAAAGGTCTGAAAGCTCGGGGCTCTGGGCCGAGTCTCCAGGATTTTGCTTTACTACCGGTCGCTCAATAAGCTGCGCGGACAAAACTAACGCTCAAGCCCTCCGCTCCGTCGGGTACCCGGCCAAATCGCTCCTGCTCAATGGCCGGTTGGAAACGTCCTGTTTCCAACCCGACTCCGCTGCATGCTTTTCGCGAAGTTTTGTTTCCGCTCGCTTAAATTCGCTTCTTGCCGTAAAGCAAAATCCTTGGGCTGCTTTGCGGGTTTGAGCATGTGGGGCGTTGTGGGAGATGTCGGGGAAGATCGCCTAGCCTGAGCCGCTTTTTCCGTCTTTACCGACGCCGCTTAAGCGGCAAGGTCGGCTGCCCTGAGAAAGGCTATGGGGGCTAAGAAAAGCCCTGAAGCTAAACCCATGAAGTCCCAACAAGAGGCCCAGATCCCCAGAGAAAAACTGAAAGAGACCCGCAAGACGTAGCTTTACGCACAAAAGCGAACGGATTTAGCGGAGGAGCGGTCAGGTGAATGAGGCTTTCTTAACGTAGCGGAGCCACGGTTCACTTGCAGAAAGCAACGGGGTTTGGCGTGAGCTGTTAAGAAAGCGAGTGAGCCAGCCCCGGAGCTATGGAGTTCGCGTTGTGCGTAAAGCTACGCGACCCGGACAACGTTTTGTCCCCCAACGGGTGCCGCTTAACCTGCCAGCAAACCTGACACACGAAAAAAGCCTGATGGGAATCAGGCTTTACTGATGCGATGACCTTATTCTTAACGCTCCTCTGTCGAGGACTGCGAAGCAGCAACTAAATTAATGGGACGAAGCGGCATTACAGTGGAAATGGCGTGCTTATAGACCATTTGCTGTTTACCTTCGAATTCAATGACCACTGTAAAATTATCAAATCCGCGGACCAGACCTTTTAATTGAAAGCCATTCACTAAGTAAATCGTGACCGGCATATTCTCTTTTCGGACTTGGTTTAAAAAGGTATCCTGTAAATTGATGGGCGCTTTATTCATTTTTTTCCCTCCACCACCATCTATTTCTATTTTCCTATTCTACACGACTTTCCATTCCACTGCAAGTGCCAATCAAAGATTCAAGAATATTTGTCAAATTCCCACTGTAAGTATCATACCAAACCACTCGCGGGTCCCTGCGGAACCAAGTGAGCTGACGTTTGGCGAAATGCCGGGTATCCCTTTGAAAAATTCTCATCATCTCCGGAAGGGTTACCTTACCATAAAGATAGAGTAAAGCGTGCCGGTAACCAATGCTTTGCAAAGGCTTAAGTTTTGGGGAATAGCCTTCTTTAATTAAATTGTGGGTTTCCTCAATCAGCCCCGCGGCCACCATCTGTTCACAACGGCGATTGATCCGCTCATAAATGATTTCCCTTGGTGCGGTAAGTCCCACATAGAGAAGCGAAGGTGGCAAAGGCGGATAATTCATGTCTTGATTGCCGCGGATTTCGGAAAAGGGCTTACCGGTTAATTGGCACATTTCCAGGGCCCGGATAATCCGGACCGTATCATTGGGATGGAGACGCTGGGCACTGAGAGGATCCCTTTTGGCCAGCTCCCGGTGCAGAGCCTCTTTCCCTTGTTCAGAGAGAAAGGCGGTCCAGAAGCTGCGGATAGACTCTGAGCCGTGCTCGGCAAATTGGAAAGGGTCGATTAAAGAGCGGATGTAAAGACCTGTCCCGCCGACAACAATCGGCACCTTGCCCCGGCTTTGGATATTCTGAATAGATTGATTGGCCAAAGTCTGGAACTGAGCCACTGTGAATGGTTCAGCCGGATCCAAAGCGTCCAGCAGATAATGGGGTACATTGCCTTGTTCGGCCAACGTTGGCTTGGCTGACCCGATATCCAGTTTACGATAGACCTGAACGGAGTCCCCGGAGATAATCTCACCCTGGAGAGCTTGGGCAAGGGCAACCCCAAGAGCTGTCTTGCCTACGGCTGTAGGTCCTACAATGATGATCAAGGGTTTCATGAACCGGCTCCTTCTTTGTGGATTATCCCATAGTCTACATGACTATAGTTCCCCCCTTCTTGAATCTCAAACCCTAAGCGGCTGAATTCCCGGCTTGCTTTCCGCTCTTTCAGCACCACCCGTCTTTTGGCTACACGGCAGGCTTCGGCAACAGTTTCACCCTGCAGGGAGCAGGAGTTGGCTACCTCATGCAGAGGGCGGATGGAGGCGCTTTTTTCCCGGGTGTGGCGAAACATGGGGTCAAAGTAAACCACATCGGCGAAGGCTGCAGGATAGCCGGCCAGCAGCTCAAGATGGTCTCCCCACAGAACCTCAATGCGCTGTGCCGCTTCAGCCAAGACCTGCCAGGCTTTGGCCTTGTCCGGGTTTTGGACACGGGGACAATCCCCTTGAGCCAGGGTCCTTAACCCATCTTTCACCAGAGCTGCTAAAATAGGCGAATGTTCTATGCCGATAACCTTGCCCTGAGCCCCGACTTGAACAGCAGCTACCAAGGCATCCGTTCCCAAACCGAATGTGGCATCCAAAAAGACATCCCCTGCCCGGAGGTCAACGGCCTCCAGAAAACGATCCCCTTCTCCTCTAATGATTTGCATAACCCGCAGCAAGGCCATACTGGGATGAAAGTGCAAAGGATGGTCCCCTGTTTCCAGATAGATTCCTTTGCGGGTAATGTGGAGGATCGGATAAGGCGGCTCCTCAACCGCCCCGGCCAGGGACTTCGGGGAGGAAGTCAGTAAGGTAATGCCGGGTTGTTCAGAAAACCAAAGAAATTTTTTCTGTAAATCCGGATCCCTGGGATGGGTGATGTTAACGATGACTGTTGCGTGGTTCATTGGCTGCTGCTCCTAACTACGATAAAAGCGGTGTTCCAGCTCTTCTTTAGTGAGTTGAATCATGGTGGGCCGGCCATGGGGACAGGTATAGGGATTCAGAGTCTTACTCAATTGAACAATCAGCTGCTCCATTTCAAACAGGGTCAGGTTCTCTTTGGCCTTAATGGATGCTTTGCAGGCCAACATATAGATCCACTCCTCCAACAATTTATCCATAGTGGGGGGAATGTGGTTGAGCATGACCTGGTCGAGAAAGTCCCGCAGAAGCTGCTCCCCCTGGTAAGGGCCGCTATAGGCCGGGATGCCGCGCAGGAGATAGGTTCGGGTCCCAAAGTGCTCAAGGATGAACCCCATCTCGTTGAGCAGCAGAAAATGCTCCAGCAAAGCCTCTTCTTCCCCAGGTGTAAATTCCATGGTCAGAGGAATCAAGAGCATTTGGCTGTTGCCGGGATTGTTTTGGTGCTCTGCCAGCAGGCGTTCATAATTAATGCGCTCATGGGCGGCATGCTGGTCGAAGATGACAAGCTGCTCCCCATCCGTTGCCATTATATAGGTATTAAAAACCTGCCCGATGGGCCGCAAGGCCAAAAGAGGACTTTGCTCCTTGATTTTATCAGTGATTTCGGTAATTTCATTGCTTTCATGGTTCTCTTCGGCAACGGATAGCTCCAACTCAGCGGTTGACCCTGCCCCCACCTCTTCTTCAGCCAAAGGAGCATCAGCTCTCCCCAAAGTATCAGCCCCTGAAATATCGGTTCCCGAAATATTCGCTCCTAAAAAAGCATCCGACTCCAAGGAAAGATCAGGTTCTAACCTATCAGCTTTCAGAGGGGTGACTTGAAAAGGTTCCTGAGACTCAAGAAAGAGTTTCTGCTCATTAACCGGCGGCCTTTCCTGGGGGTTTAAGTCCTTGATGAGGAACTTTGCTGTCTCAGCAAACTCATGTGCATTAAGTTTATGACCTGCCTTAAATTCATTGCCGGCATTTAACTCACGATCTCTTTGCGAAGCAGAAAGCCCATTTGCAGGCCCCAAGGGAGAGTAACTGGAGTGTTTATAAGGTATGGGGATAGTTTTGCCCTGAGACAGGCTGTGAGGGCTTTTAGGAGCAAAATTGAGGGCGCCCTGAACAGGTCTGTCAACCTTGTCAGCGCCGGGGAGAGATTCTTTAGGGGATGGAGTGTTCTTGACCTTGACAAAGGGGGCGATGGGACGGGCTTGGAGAAGGGTCCTGCGAACTCCCTCGGCAATAAACTCCATAAGTTCTTTCTCTTTGTGAAAGCGGATTTCCATTTTGGTAGGATGAACATTGACATCGTATTCATGGGGCGGGATATGCAGTTTCAGGATGGTGATGGGATAAAGCTTAGCAGGGATCAAGGTATGATACCCTTCGGAAATGGCACGGCTGATGCTGTTGGAACGAATAATCCGCTCATTGACGATCAAGGTCTCCCCTTGTTTGGTGGAACGAACCAGATCCGGCGGACTGATATAACCCTCCAGCCGCCAATCCCCCAGGGAGCAGGACAGGGGCAGGAGACGGCGGGCCGTGGCCTGGCCAAGGACAGCCCCGATGCTCTCCAGCAGATTTCCTTTGCCCGGAGTCTGCAGGACAAGGACTTTCGGATGCTTCAGGGTAAAGGAAACATCAGGCCGGGCCAAAGAAAGCCGCCCGATGACATCGGAGATTTGACCAAATTCCGTGTTTTTGGATTTCAGGAATTTCCGCCGGGCAGGCGTATTATAAAACAGATCATCGACGGTAATGGTGGTTCCCGGCGGACAGCCGGTTTCGGAGAACTCCAGCTGCTCTCCCCCCTGAATCCGCAAAACCCGCCCGGAAATTTCCTCAGGGGGGCGGCTGATGATCTCCAGCCTGGAGACGGAGGCAATGCTGGGTAAAGCTTCCCCGCGAAAGCCCAGGGTGCGTAAACGGTTCAAATCATCAATGGTCCGGATTTTGCTGGTGGCATGACGGAGGACGGTCAGGGGCAGATCCTCGGCAGATATTCCCTGGCCGTTATCCTGGACCCTGATCCTTTCCACCCCGCTTCCCTCAATGATCACTTCGATTTGAGTAGCCTGGGCATCCAGAGCGTTTTCAATCAGCTCCTTAACCACGGAAACAGGGCGCTCCACCACTTCGCCGGCGGCGATTTGATTGGCGGCTTGTATATCAAGGATGTGGATTTTAGCGGTCAAAAATGAGTTACCCCCTTATCCAGATGCCAGAGTTCAACCTTATTGTGCTGTTGATCCTGGAGTAATACAGATGTTTTGCGCCCGATCAGATGCTCCCATAAATCATATCCCGCCTGGGTGCATTGCTCACAAGCCGCAAAAGGAATCCGCACTAAAGCGAAAGTATTGCCGGTTACAGTATGCTGGCTTTCAATGAGCACCGTTCCCCCGCAATGGTTGCACTGGCGGATCCAGTCCTTACGCCCCTCCTGGAAGCCTTCCGTATCATAATATACGGAATGAGGAATGTAAACCCATTTTCCTTCGGGAAGGAAGCTGTCGGCGCGGATGTTCCAGTCTGGTTTGGCCCGGCGGTATTGCTCTTTCAGCTCTTTAAGGAAGCCCCGGAAGGCATTGGAGCCGCTGTGGGGATGACGGGGCTTTTGAGGCTCGATAACTCCCTGATAATCTTCTCCCGCCAAGGCCAGGACAATGGCCAGATTCACATAAGGCAGGGCTCCTTCAATGGAGTAGCCCCCCTCCAGGACGGCTAAGTCCGGATTGAGCAGCTCGGTGATTCGTCCATAGCCCCGGGCTGTCACACTCATGGAAGCTAAGGGATCCGTGAAGTGGTTGTCCTGACCGGCCGAATTAATGATCAGATCCGGTTGGAAGTCATAAATCCGGGGAAGAACCCAGTTTTCCAGGACATGATGAAGATCTTCATCTCCCGTACCGGGAGGCAGAGGAATATCCAAGGTGGTCTCCCAGGCATTGGGTCCCCCTTTCTCGTAGATAAAGCCGCTGCCGGGATAGAGAGTCCGTCCGTCCTGATGAATGGAGACAAAGAGGACATTAGGATCATGATAAAAGATATCCTGGGTGCCGTCCCCGTGATGAACATCCGTATCCACGATGGCCACTTTTTTTATCCCATGGAAGGTGCGGAGATGATTGATCAGGATCGCTTCGTTGTTCAGGGTGCAGAACCCCCGATTGCCTAAAACCGTAGCCCCGGAGTGGTGTCCCGGCGGGCGCACCAGGGCAAAGCCATTGTGGATCTCCTTTTTGGCCCAGGCCTCGCCCAGAACCAGAGAGCTTCCGGCAGCGATCAAATGGGCATCCAAATCATGGCTTTCCGGAGCGGGGAAAATCCCTTGGGTGCGCTGGACATCTTTTAGCGAAGCAAGACCTGGAGCATAGTGTTTGATCTGAGGTAAATCCATAACCCCTTCTTCAAACAATTGTTCCTGGGTATAAAGAAGTCTTTCTTCCCGTTCCGGGTGGGTATCTCCTAAAGACCAGTCAAACGCAGGGAAAAACAATAATCCTGTCTGCTTCATACCTCAAGCCTCCCAACCACTCCCGGGGGTACCACCACAGAACCCCGGATTATTTGACCAACGGTTGCGTAACCTTTAACAACTGGGAAAAAATCAAAAGGTTGAGTCTTAAACTCCAGTTCATGGAGATTTAAGCCAATGGTGCGGGCCCGCTCCCGGGCAATCTCCTGCAGGAATTCCTGAACCTCCTTATGAGGGCGTTTGGAACCCAGCCATTCCCTTTGTTCTCCGAATTCCTCAATCCGGTAAGAGCGGATCGTGGTATCCAAATGCAGGGTGCAGGATAGGGTCGGCCGGGCTAAGGCCGCACCGATGGCATTGGAGACATCGGCATGCTGGGTAAAACGCACAGGCAGGTGGACTTTATCCTCCAGGGAAGGTGCAATACCCCGGGCGCTGCCCCCGCTGACCCAGATATAGAAGTCCTTGGCACTATGAGGATGAAGAACCTCCCACACCTTATAGGCGGGTTCCTCCTGCCATTCTTTATGCAGGAGCGAAAAAGCATTGGCTACCTCTTCCGCAAACTTCTCCAGTATTTTTAGGGCTAATCCCTGAATGGCCTGGGGATTCCGGGCCTCAGGGGGCAGCAGGGATGCTAAACCTTCTTCAGCACGGGCATAATTCCCATGCTCCACCCGTTTTAAATAGCGCATGGCATCGGTGGGGGTTGGGTATCCCCCTCCCAAACAATAGGCCGGTCCCTGGCGATAGGGAGCGAGGGTAAAGCCTTCCGGCACATCAGGTGCAGGCAGCACGGCAGAATCTCCGCCTACAGGGATGGAGCGGGTGGCTAAAGTGGGAATCAAGGTCAGAAAGGGACCAATCTGAGCACCCCGGGCACTGAGAAGTGGTTCTCCCGATAGGATCAGGCCGATATCTGTGGTGGTGCCGCCGATATCAACCACCACAAAAGACTGCTGAGGATCCGTTTGGGCCAGGGCGCCAATGACACTGGCGGCAGGGCCGGAATTGATGGATTCCACCGGACGGAGCTGATCGATAGGCAAAATGCCTCCATCTGCTTTCAAGACGGTAATCCCGGCTTGGGAACCATTTTTCGCCACAGCCTGGTGCAATTGGGAGGAGAAGGTTTTATAGAGATTTTTGCTGGCGGTATTGAGATAGGTGGTGAGACTGCGGCGGTAAAAATTAGCATGCCCCCATTCGCAGCCTAAAGCAATGTCCAGCTGAGGATATTTTTTGCTCAAAAACTGAGCCAAAGCATCTTCCAGAATCCGATTCCGGTGGGAAAACTTACTGACAATGGCCGCCTGGGGGACGGCTTCAAAATCCAGCTGGTTGCAAAGCCGCCGCCACTCCAGCTCATCCGGGGGAGATACTTCCCGGCCCCGATAGTCGATTTCACCCATAAGGGCATGATAAGGCACCGGCCAGGGCAGAGCATCCAGCCTCATCCCGGAACCGGGAAAGAGAAACAGCTCAATGGGGGGTAATTTGTTTTCCAGAATGGCATTGGTCACCAAAGTAGTACTGACTGTAATCTGCTCAACAGGCTGTTTAAAGACATCGAGATGTTCCAGAGCATGGAGCAGGGTGTCCAATAAATTATCGTGTTGAGTGGGGACTTTCGTTTTTTTGATCAGGTTGTTTTTGTGAATAAGTACCCCATCAGTAAACGTCCCGCCGACGTCAATTCCAACTTGGTATGACATAATTGCCCTCCTCAATTCACATTATTGTCCGGGCCGTGCAGTTTTACGCTCATCACGTTCCCCTCCACGTCCCATCGTTGCCATGAGTTCTCTCTCCTCTACCTACACCCACACTTATATTTTTTATGAACCTGTTTTTTTATGAACCTTCTAAGTCTAATTATGAACTACTAAATCTAAATAGAATCCGCCGTTTTAATCCGTTCTTTTAAATCGAACAGGTAATCCAAGGCCTGCCTGGGAGTCAAATCCTCCACAGAAAGCTCGCTGACTTCCTGCAACAGGGGGTCCAGGGGCTGAACTTCGAACAAGGACAGTTGGGTTGCCTTCTCCTTATTTAGCAAATGCTCCTGGCGGTTTTCCTTGGCGGAGGATTCCAGCTCATGCAGAATGATTTTGGCCCTGTGCAGCAGATTGGCAGGCAAACCGGCCAGCTTTGCCACTTGAATGCCATAACTGCGATCGGCACGGCCGGGGATAATCTTATGCAGGAAAACAATCTCTTCCCCATGTTCCCTAACCCCGACATGAAGATTGAAGATACCGGCATGGGTTTCCTCCAAATCGGTCAGTTCATGATAATGGGTAGCAAAGAGAGTTTTGGGTTTGTTCTCCTGACCGGCTAAGTACTCAGCCACCGCCCAGGCAATGCTGAGGCCGTCGTAGGTGGCTGTCCCCCGTCCCACTTCATCGAGAATGATCAGGCTATGGGGTGTGACATGGCGCAGAATATGGGCCACTTCATACATCTCCACCATAAAGGTGCTTTGTCCTGAGGCCAGATCATCGGAAGCCCCCACCCGGGTAAAGATATGATCAGCGATGGGAATGGTGGCTTGCTGTGCAGGTACAAAGCTGCCAATCTGGGCCATCAGGACGATCAGGGCTACCTGCCGCATGTAGGTGGATTTACCGGCCATGTTGGGGCCGGTGATCAAGGCCAGATGTTTATCCTCAGTCAGGATGGTATCGTTGGGGACAAAGGAAGTGTCCTGAAGCATGGATTCCACCACAGGATGCCGCCCCTCGATGATAGTGAGCCCCCCTTCTCCCTTCATCACAGGACGGGAATAATGATGGCGCACAGCGGCTTCCGCCAGGCTGGCATAGACGTCGATTTCAGCCAGAGCATGGGCGGCTTCTAAAATCCTAGCGGCCTGCCCGCGAACTGTTTCCCGGAGTTCGAGAAAGAGCTGATACTCCAGCTGTGTGACTTTCTCTTCGGCGCCCAGGATTTTTTGTTCATATTCCTTCAATTCCGGGGTGATAAAACGCTCAGCATTGGCTAAGGTTTGTTTGCGAATATATTCAGCAGGTATCAGGTGGGAATTGGCATGTGTCACTTCGATATAATACCCAAATACTTTATTATATCCAACCTTAAGGGAGCGAATTCCTGTCCGGTCCTTTTCCATACTTTCCAATTTGGCTACCCAGGCTTTCCCCCCGGAGGATATGCTGCGCAATTCGTCGATTTCCTCTGAATAACCGGCTTTCAGCAGGTTTCCGTCCTTCAGGGAGATGGGGGCTTCCGGATTAATAGCTTGCTCTAAGGTCACAGCCAAAGGATCCAGACCTTCCAAGG is a window encoding:
- a CDS encoding class I SAM-dependent methyltransferase codes for the protein MNHATVIVNITHPRDPDLQKKFLWFSEQPGITLLTSSPKSLAGAVEEPPYPILHITRKGIYLETGDHPLHFHPSMALLRVMQIIRGEGDRFLEAVDLRAGDVFLDATFGLGTDALVAAVQVGAQGKVIGIEHSPILAALVKDGLRTLAQGDCPRVQNPDKAKAWQVLAEAAQRIEVLWGDHLELLAGYPAAFADVVYFDPMFRHTREKSASIRPLHEVANSCSLQGETVAEACRVAKRRVVLKERKASREFSRLGFEIQEGGNYSHVDYGIIHKEGAGS
- the mutL gene encoding DNA mismatch repair endonuclease MutL, whose protein sequence is MTAKIHILDIQAANQIAAGEVVERPVSVVKELIENALDAQATQIEVIIEGSGVERIRVQDNGQGISAEDLPLTVLRHATSKIRTIDDLNRLRTLGFRGEALPSIASVSRLEIISRPPEEISGRVLRIQGGEQLEFSETGCPPGTTITVDDLFYNTPARRKFLKSKNTEFGQISDVIGRLSLARPDVSFTLKHPKVLVLQTPGKGNLLESIGAVLGQATARRLLPLSCSLGDWRLEGYISPPDLVRSTKQGETLIVNERIIRSNSISRAISEGYHTLIPAKLYPITILKLHIPPHEYDVNVHPTKMEIRFHKEKELMEFIAEGVRRTLLQARPIAPFVKVKNTPSPKESLPGADKVDRPVQGALNFAPKSPHSLSQGKTIPIPYKHSSYSPLGPANGLSASQRDRELNAGNEFKAGHKLNAHEFAETAKFLIKDLNPQERPPVNEQKLFLESQEPFQVTPLKADRLEPDLSLESDAFLGANISGTDISGADTLGRADAPLAEEEVGAGSTAELELSVAEENHESNEITEITDKIKEQSPLLALRPIGQVFNTYIMATDGEQLVIFDQHAAHERINYERLLAEHQNNPGNSQMLLIPLTMEFTPGEEEALLEHFLLLNEMGFILEHFGTRTYLLRGIPAYSGPYQGEQLLRDFLDQVMLNHIPPTMDKLLEEWIYMLACKASIKAKENLTLFEMEQLIVQLSKTLNPYTCPHGRPTMIQLTKEELEHRFYRS
- the hfq gene encoding RNA chaperone Hfq; protein product: MNKAPINLQDTFLNQVRKENMPVTIYLVNGFQLKGLVRGFDNFTVVIEFEGKQQMVYKHAISTVMPLRPINLVAASQSSTEER
- a CDS encoding hydantoinase/oxoprolinase family protein; the protein is MSYQVGIDVGGTFTDGVLIHKNNLIKKTKVPTQHDNLLDTLLHALEHLDVFKQPVEQITVSTTLVTNAILENKLPPIELFLFPGSGMRLDALPWPVPYHALMGEIDYRGREVSPPDELEWRRLCNQLDFEAVPQAAIVSKFSHRNRILEDALAQFLSKKYPQLDIALGCEWGHANFYRRSLTTYLNTASKNLYKTFSSQLHQAVAKNGSQAGITVLKADGGILPIDQLRPVESINSGPAASVIGALAQTDPQQSFVVVDIGGTTTDIGLILSGEPLLSARGAQIGPFLTLIPTLATRSIPVGGDSAVLPAPDVPEGFTLAPYRQGPAYCLGGGYPTPTDAMRYLKRVEHGNYARAEEGLASLLPPEARNPQAIQGLALKILEKFAEEVANAFSLLHKEWQEEPAYKVWEVLHPHSAKDFYIWVSGGSARGIAPSLEDKVHLPVRFTQHADVSNAIGAALARPTLSCTLHLDTTIRSYRIEEFGEQREWLGSKRPHKEVQEFLQEIARERARTIGLNLHELEFKTQPFDFFPVVKGYATVGQIIRGSVVVPPGVVGRLEV
- a CDS encoding histone deacetylase yields the protein MKQTGLLFFPAFDWSLGDTHPEREERLLYTQEQLFEEGVMDLPQIKHYAPGLASLKDVQRTQGIFPAPESHDLDAHLIAAGSSLVLGEAWAKKEIHNGFALVRPPGHHSGATVLGNRGFCTLNNEAILINHLRTFHGIKKVAIVDTDVHHGDGTQDIFYHDPNVLFVSIHQDGRTLYPGSGFIYEKGGPNAWETTLDIPLPPGTGDEDLHHVLENWVLPRIYDFQPDLIINSAGQDNHFTDPLASMSVTARGYGRITELLNPDLAVLEGGYSIEGALPYVNLAIVLALAGEDYQGVIEPQKPRHPHSGSNAFRGFLKELKEQYRRAKPDWNIRADSFLPEGKWVYIPHSVYYDTEGFQEGRKDWIRQCNHCGGTVLIESQHTVTGNTFALVRIPFAACEQCTQAGYDLWEHLIGRKTSVLLQDQQHNKVELWHLDKGVTHF
- the mutS gene encoding DNA mismatch repair protein MutS produces the protein MPRHSTAKESPTMTTPMMQQYKSIKSQAPDAILFFRLGDFYEMFGEDARTAAPVLEIALTGRDSGGGERIPMCGVPHHAVDGYLLKLVSAGYKVALCEQVEDPQATKGIVRREIIRIISPGTMTDSLVEQANNFLAAVYHDQDWGLAFVDVSTGEFTVFQTESIDILTTELSRIRPSELLLPAELLKAKHWRPYYLTQREKKTYQHTLLEQRFTEQTELFQEFPTAMKAANGLWQYILETSPGIDPSHILKINAYRPEHWMLLDPWTRRNLELTESIRGQGKKGTLLSVLDFTKTAFGGRLLRRWIEQPLLLKEEIEKRLDYVEALVEDSFLRGDLIQLFNKVFDLERLMGKVSYGTANARDLLSLAQTLGVLPQLRALLAEGKSASLQAFIPALEGLDPLAVTLEQAINPEAPISLKDGNLLKAGYSEEIDELRSISSGGKAWVAKLESMEKDRTGIRSLKVGYNKVFGYYIEVTHANSHLIPAEYIRKQTLANAERFITPELKEYEQKILGAEEKVTQLEYQLFLELRETVRGQAARILEAAHALAEIDVYASLAEAAVRHHYSRPVMKGEGGLTIIEGRHPVVESMLQDTSFVPNDTILTEDKHLALITGPNMAGKSTYMRQVALIVLMAQIGSFVPAQQATIPIADHIFTRVGASDDLASGQSTFMVEMYEVAHILRHVTPHSLIILDEVGRGTATYDGLSIAWAVAEYLAGQENKPKTLFATHYHELTDLEETHAGIFNLHVGVREHGEEIVFLHKIIPGRADRSYGIQVAKLAGLPANLLHRAKIILHELESSAKENRQEHLLNKEKATQLSLFEVQPLDPLLQEVSELSVEDLTPRQALDYLFDLKERIKTADSI
- the miaA gene encoding tRNA (adenosine(37)-N6)-dimethylallyltransferase MiaA yields the protein MKPLIIIVGPTAVGKTALGVALAQALQGEIISGDSVQVYRKLDIGSAKPTLAEQGNVPHYLLDALDPAEPFTVAQFQTLANQSIQNIQSRGKVPIVVGGTGLYIRSLIDPFQFAEHGSESIRSFWTAFLSEQGKEALHRELAKRDPLSAQRLHPNDTVRIIRALEMCQLTGKPFSEIRGNQDMNYPPLPPSLLYVGLTAPREIIYERINRRCEQMVAAGLIEETHNLIKEGYSPKLKPLQSIGYRHALLYLYGKVTLPEMMRIFQRDTRHFAKRQLTWFRRDPRVVWYDTYSGNLTNILESLIGTCSGMESRVE